In Spirosoma sp. KUDC1026, the sequence TTCTGGCTTAGTGCTGGTATGCATCTAGTACCGACAAATGGACAACAGGAAGCCCGGTTTACGCTGGTGCGCTACGGATACTGGGGTAAAATGGAAGTGCCCGATACGCTTCGCAGCCTGACGAACGAATCTCCGCAGATAACAGCCCTGGCCGAATTAGGGGCTGAGTACAACGTAAGACTGAGCAACGCAGTTGATATCGGCTTTTCTGTCCGCCGGCTCTGGGGACTGGGTAACGCGCTGACGACGGATGTACGCTACGCATCAAGCCGGGGAATGGTTCAGCAGACTACGCTGCACGGCGCTGGTACGGGCATGAGCTACGGTGTTTCGATACGCTATACCTACGCACTCCGTCGCACCCGAACAACCAATGTGCTTGAGGTGAAAGGAAATGCGCCCAGCCGAATTCGCTAACGGGACGTTGTAAATCATAACTAATAAAAAACGGGAGCCAGCGGCTCCCGTTTCGTTGTCTTAGGATTTTGCTTCCTGCTTTCGCATGGGCATCTTGTCGATCAGCCCGAAAATGTCTTTCGGATCAGCGGGCTTCTTGTAAGTTTCTTTTACCCCGCCATCTTTCCCGATCAGCCAGCCAGCAAAATCGTCTGAGGGAACCAGCTTGAACTGACTCATCAGAAACTGCCGATCTGGTTCGGTTACTTCCGAGGCTACCAGCACGATCACATCAAGATCGCGTTCGTTCATTTCCTTACGGTATTCAGTGAGCGCTTCCTGCTGTTCGATCAGGTAGTGCTGTGCATCGTCGCGACCATACAGAAGTAATACGCGCCGGTTGTCTTTTTTTTCGTCGAGTAAGGCTTTCAACGATTTCTGTTGATTCGCTACGCTTTCCATAACTAGAGTAAGTCCGATAAGGAGGACTGTCAGCGATATTAACCAACGGTGCTGCATAGTGTTTTGAGAAAAGACCGCTTGTGACGGCCGCGTGACAACTACGTAGATAACCAAGAGCCCGGAAAACGGTTCACAGCAAATCCTCCGATCGTTCGAGCATCAGGATAGATGCCTGGGGTACGATGACGTATTGCTCTCCTTCGTATTGCAGATCGATAGCACTCCGCTGGAGGTACAGTGCTATGTCACCCTCCTGCGCCTGTAAGGGCATGTACTTCACCTTTTCTTCGGTTTCTTTCCAGGGTTCATCGTCGACCGGGGCCGGAATTGGGTAGCCGGGACCTACCTTAACAACATAGCCCGACTGCACCTGTTCTTTTTCCTGAACGGTGGGCGGCAGATAAAGGCCACTCGCCGTCCGGTCGGTGGGATCTTTGGGTTTGATCAGGACGCGGTCGCCGACGACGATGAGTCGTTTTAATTTATTGTCAGCTGTAATGCCAAGCATAGCAAAATGGGATATACTATCGAGAGTTGGTTAAAAAATGGACAACGTCAGGGAACAGGATCGTATCCATGACCGCCCCAGGGATGACAGCGGCCAATTCGTTTCAGTGCCAGCCAGCCGCCTTTCAGCGCTCCGTGTTTCTGAATCGCTTCGACGGCATACTGTGAACAGGTGGGGGTGTAGCGACAGGCGTTGGGCAGGTACGGCGACACTGCCCCCTGGTACACGTTGACCAGACCGATCAGGATCTTTTTCATCATGGAAGCACAACACCAAAACATCAGAAAACTTTCCCGCAATCTGTATCTTTGCCCACGATCGACTTTTACGCTTATATTAGGCGTCGATCTTACTTCTTATGCTGCAATACGTTATTTGGGACGTTGATCCCGAAATTTTTCACATTGGCGCGTTTTCCGTTCGTTGGTATGGGTTGCTGTTTGCGCTGGGCTTCCTGATCGGCATGCAGATCATGACGCATATTTTCAAGCAGGAGAACAAACCCGTTGCTGATACCGACTCGCTGCTCATTTACATGGTGGTGTCAACCATCCTGGGGGCACGAATCGGTCATTTTCTGTTCTACGAACCGCAGGTACTCTTACATAACCCGCTCGAAGTGATACTGCCGCCCTTTGCCGGCTTGGCCAGTCACGGCGCATTGATTGGTATCCTGACCGGCTTATGGCTGTATTCCCGAAGGAAGTCGAGCCGGGCCACGGGGCAAACCTTTCTCTGGGTAACCGACCGCATGGCCATTACCGTTGCCCTGGGGGGAGCTTTTATCCGGTTCGGTAATCTGATGAACTCCGAAATCGTTGGTCGCCCGACCGATGTGTCCTGGGCGTTTATCTTTCTGCGCAACGCTGAATATGCCAAGATCCCCCGTCACCCGGCGCAGTTGTACGAATCGCTGTCGTGTCTGGTGCTGTTCTTTATCATGATCTGGTTCTGGAATCGGAAAAAAGCGGCAACGCCCTCGGGCAGTCTGCTCGGTATTTTTCTGATCTGGATTTTTACGCTGCGTTTTCTGTACGAGTATCTGAAAGAAAACCAGGAAGCATTTGAGAACACAATGGCCCTGAACATGGGTCAGATTCTGAGTATTCCGGCAGTGCTGCTGGGTATTTTCTTCCTGGTCCGGAGTTCACGACTACCCGTGCCCGTTGCTACAGAGTCCCCAACAGAGGTAAAAAGTTAAGGCCAGTTAGCTGGCGCCAGCGGCTTCGGTTAAGATACTATCAGTTTCGATAACAGGTCAACAGACAGATTCACGGAATAAGCGTGTAAATTTGGTGATTCATCAAACACCTTACACGCTTACTTCGTGAATCTGTCTTTTTTGATTAATCGCCGACTGTGGCTGGCTGCCCTGCTTGGTACTTCATCGCTTGCTGCTCAGGCTCAAATTCCCGGACGTCAGATGCACTGGACCGACAACGGCAATGCGTTTGCCGCCGTCGAACAGGGAAACCTGGTCAAAACGGACGTTCGGACGGGGCAGAAAACGACTCTGCTGGGGACCGATAAACTGCGTCGATTTGGCTCCAACGGCATGCCGATTGTTGACTTCGCGTTTACGCCCGACAGCAGCCGCCTGCTGATTTTTACTAACCCGGCACGCGTCTGGCGTTACAACACCCGGGGTGATTATTACCTGATCGACCGGGCTACCGGCCAGAACCGGCAGTTGGGGACGGGCGCTGGCGCGAACCGCCCTATGCAGTCGCTGATGTACGCCAAGCTCTCGCCGGACGGACGCAGCGTAGCCTACGTGAGTGAGCACAATCTGTACGTGGAGGACGTAGCCACGGGCAAAACCACTCAGCTAACCACCGACGGCACCCGTAAACGAATCAACGGAACGTTCGACTGGGCGTACGAAGAGGAATTTGGTTGCCGGGATGGCTTTCGCTGGAGCCCCGACAGTAAACAGATTGCCTACTGGCAGATCGACGCGACAAAAATTCCTGACTACCTGATGCTGAACACGACGGATTCCATTTATTCGTACGTAGTTCCGGTTGAATACCCCAAAGTAGGTGTCGACCCATCACCCGCCCGTATTGGCGTTGTGAACATAACGGGTGGAAAAACCAACTGGATGAATATCCCCGGTGATGCGCAGCAGCATTACCTTACCCGGATGGAGTGGTTCCCAACGGGCAACTCGATCATCGTGCAGCAACTGAATCGCAAGCAGAACGAAAGCAAACTGTTTGTGTGTAACCCCGCTACCCAGGCGGCTTCGCCGGTATATACAGAAACGGATAAAGCCTGGATCGATATTAAAAGCCGCTGGAACCACGACGATCCAAGCGGTTGGGAGTGGCTGGAAGGCGGCAAATCATTCGTCTGGGTATCAGAAAA encodes:
- a CDS encoding DUF4174 domain-containing protein yields the protein MESVANQQKSLKALLDEKKDNRRVLLLYGRDDAQHYLIEQQEALTEYRKEMNERDLDVIVLVASEVTEPDRQFLMSQFKLVPSDDFAGWLIGKDGGVKETYKKPADPKDIFGLIDKMPMRKQEAKS
- a CDS encoding co-chaperone GroES family protein; the encoded protein is MLGITADNKLKRLIVVGDRVLIKPKDPTDRTASGLYLPPTVQEKEQVQSGYVVKVGPGYPIPAPVDDEPWKETEEKVKYMPLQAQEGDIALYLQRSAIDLQYEGEQYVIVPQASILMLERSEDLL
- the yidD gene encoding membrane protein insertion efficiency factor YidD translates to MKKILIGLVNVYQGAVSPYLPNACRYTPTCSQYAVEAIQKHGALKGGWLALKRIGRCHPWGGHGYDPVP
- the lgt gene encoding prolipoprotein diacylglyceryl transferase, with the protein product MLQYVIWDVDPEIFHIGAFSVRWYGLLFALGFLIGMQIMTHIFKQENKPVADTDSLLIYMVVSTILGARIGHFLFYEPQVLLHNPLEVILPPFAGLASHGALIGILTGLWLYSRRKSSRATGQTFLWVTDRMAITVALGGAFIRFGNLMNSEIVGRPTDVSWAFIFLRNAEYAKIPRHPAQLYESLSCLVLFFIMIWFWNRKKAATPSGSLLGIFLIWIFTLRFLYEYLKENQEAFENTMALNMGQILSIPAVLLGIFFLVRSSRLPVPVATESPTEVKS